A region of Rhodamnia argentea isolate NSW1041297 chromosome 9, ASM2092103v1, whole genome shotgun sequence DNA encodes the following proteins:
- the LOC115731091 gene encoding uncharacterized protein LOC115731091 — MEETQQRKRKKTRRGSELCRSTPLESADEDAALCLLLASVSKINTGDHYDPLFSLALVMKCLRKVLSFLSKLDDPGSSFRRIPLTALFSVLPVLLKSNNPDIACLCAKVVGMASLCVFEMNQQIASDAEILESLVSGLRSSSRRVKLSACCAVSDLSTSLVGRQRLLEHSALETLMVCYLQVAKYFVDSVALFPVDNGFNRSHITAGKEHELPLSLLDAVIVLVNSCNVKQLERVPSDLSESFLFLLKELWIKLHPRMYNSLVCSQQKDLLSNMTVNDLAESIFRLSTRVKCATFLPIDQIKRSIFGLPQSSFKDFIVGYWEVSPFLISKTSRAVDEEDIFNSFLNSINPKDVVHHLLSSVLHCAFSCPPIASDELDIFNFLKNERDSLGMPIIYQQDIRVLKAERLSNTEKHLFLENLSSCTESHHVFSFDDVFTCEEAYKDGYTVAMRGIEFRFKSIAAITEGLASLFGQPSVGANLYLTPRNSQGLARHYDDHCVLVCQLMGTKQWTISSPRNKLLPRLYEPLDGSQGSNVHTVPNECTQILLKEGDILYIPRGYIHEAHTTNDVQKDSAGLSLHLTLAIEVEAPFEWEGFVHSALHLWFQDLKQHVSSDSMTGTPYAACIRLMHFMVMLLGDADPMFRKACLVNSICFSRDTNHWLYQSQVAIFRYIIDKISESSKFMETLQSLERLIQVEEDPFRRIRWLESFYCKEEEANERYEDYVLHVDAKHIYDSHPEEKETLEAAFFTVKSEFCEQVLLEDVVPRYRLLLEKYSKVRKQYLNGMLSLHRDLD, encoded by the exons ATGGAGGAGACCCAGCaacgaaagagaaagaaaacgaGAAGGGGCTCTGAATTATGTCGCTCCACGCCTCTCGAATCGGCCGATGAAGACGCTGCTCTGTGTCTGCTTCTAGCTTCAGTCTCCAAGATCAACACTGGAGACCACTACGACCCTCTTTTTTCCTTGGCGTTAGTCATGAAATGCTTGCGAAAagttctctcctttctctcGAAATTGGATGACCCAGGTTCGAGCTTTCGGAGGATACCCCTCACTGCCCTTTTCTCTGTGCTTCCTGTTCTGCTCAAATCCAA CAATCCGGATATTGCCTGTCTTTGTGCTAAGGTTGTGGGAATGGCCTCGCTCTGTGTGTTCGAAATGAACCAACAAATCGCTTCGGATGCGGAAATTTTGGAAAGCCTAGTATCGGGTTTGAGGAGTTCAAGTAGGAGAGTCAAATTGAGTGCGTGCTGTGCCGTTTCGGATTTGTCGACTAGTTTGGTTGGGCGGCAGAGGCTTCTTGAGCATTCTGCTTTGGAGACTCTCAT GGTTTGCTATCTTCAGGTGGCCAAATATTTCGTGGATTCTGTCGCATTATTCCCAGTGGACAATGGATTCAATAGGAGTCACATTACAGCTGGAAAGGAACATGAACTTCCTCTTTCACTTCTCGACGCTGTTATTGTACTTGTTAACTCATGTAATGTCAAGCAATTGGAAAGAGTTCCATCTGACCTCTCTGAAAGTTTCTTGTTCCTTTTGAAAGAGCTGTGGATTAAACTGCATCCTAGAATGTACAACTCTTTGGTGTGCAGCCAGCAAAAAGACTTGTTAAGCAATATGACAGTCAATGATCTGGCGGAGAGCATTTTCAGACTTTCAACCAGAGTCAAATGTGCCACTTTTCTgccaattgatcaaatcaaaagaagCATTTTTGGGTTACCTCAGTCTAGTTTCAAGGATTTTATTGTGGGCTATTGGGAAGTTTCACCTTTTCTCATAAGCAAGACCTCAAGGGCTGTGGATGAGGAGGATATatttaactcttttttgaattccATTAATCCTAAAGATgttgttcaccatcttctctcTTCTGTCCTCCATTGTGCATTCTCCTGCCCACCTATTGCTTCTGATGAGCTGGACATCttcaatttcctaaaaaacGAGAGAGATAGCTTGGGTATGCCCATAATCTACCAGCAGGATATAAGGGTGCTCAAAGCAGAGAGACTCTCTAACACTGAGAAACATCTTTTCCTCGAGAACTTGAGTTCTTGCACTGAGTCTCATCATGTTTTTAGTTTTGATGATGTATTCACATGTGAAGAAGCATACAAAGATGGTTATACAGTGGCCATGCGTGGTATAGAGTTCCGCTTTAAGTCCATCGCTGCTATCACTGAAGGCTTAGCGTCTTTGTTTGGTCAACCGTCTGTAGGTGCCAATCTATACTTGACACCACGCAATTCTCAGGGGTTGGCACGGCACTACGATGATCATTGTGTGCTTGTGTGTCAACTTATGGGAACGAAACAGTGGACAATTTCCTCTCCAAGGAATAAGCTTTTACCTCGTTTATATGAACCGCTTGATGGTTCCCAAGGTTCAAATGTTCATACTGTACCAAATGAATGTACACAAATTCTGCTCAAGGAAGGAGATATATTGTACATTCCTAGAGGTTACATTCACGAGGCTCATACTACTAATGATGTACAAAAAGATTCTGCTGGTCTTTCCTTACACCTAACACTTGCCATTGAGGTTGAAGCTCCATTTGA GTGGGAAGGATTTGTTCACAGTGCTTTGCATCTTTGGTTTCAGGACTTGAAGCAACATGTATCTTCTGATTCGATGACTGGGACTCCATATGCAGCTTGCATCAGGCTTATGCACTTTATGGTCATGTTACTTGGTGATGCTGATCCAATGTTTCGGAAAGCTTGCTTGGTTAATTCAATATGTTTTTCACGGGACACCAACCACTGGCTTTATCAAAGCCAGGTTGCCATTTTCAGATATATAATTGATAAGATTAGCGAGTCATCTAAGTTCATGGAGACACTGCAGAGTTTGGAGAGGTTGATTCAGGTGGAGGAAGACCCGTTTAGAAGAATAAGATGGCTTGAAAGTTTCTactgcaaagaagaagaagccaatgAAAGGTACGAGGATTACGTACTTCATGTAGATGCAAAACACATATACGATTCACATcctgaggaaaaagaaacactAGAAGCAGCTTTTTTTACTGTGAAATCTGAGTTCTGTGAGCAAGTGTTGTTGGAGGATGTAGTTCCTAGGTACAGGTTGCTGCTGGAGAAGTACAGCAAAGTGAGGAAGCAATATTTGAATGGAATGCTTTCGCTGCACCGTGACTTGGATTag
- the LOC115731092 gene encoding 60S ribosomal protein L27-like has translation MVKFLKPGKAVIVLQGRYAGRKAVIIRNFDDGTRDRAYGHCLVAGIKKYPSKVIKKDSAKKTAKKSRVKTFVKVVNYRHLMPTRYTLDVDLKDVVTPDCLQSKDKKVTAAKETKKRLEERFKTGKNRWFFTKLRF, from the coding sequence ATGGTGAAGTTCCTCAAGCCCGGGAAGGCCGTGATCGTGCTCCAGGGCCGCTACGCTGGCCGGAAGGCCGTCATCATCCGGAACTTCGACGACGGCACGAGGGACCGCGCCTACGGCCACTGCCTCGTCGCCGGGATCAAGAAGTACCCCAGTAAGGTCATCAAGAAGGACTCGGCGAAGAAGACGGCCAAGAAGTCGCGCGTGAAGACGTTCGTGAAGGTCGTCAACTACAGGCATCTGATGCCCACTCGCTACACCCTCGACGTCGACCTCAAGGACGTCGTCACCCCCGACTGCCTCCAGAGTAAGGACAAGAAGGTCACGGCCGCCAAGGAGACCAAGAAGAGGCTCGAGGAGAGGTTCAAGACGGGGAAGAACAGGTGGTTCTTCACCAAGCTCAGGTTCTGA